Within Cololabis saira isolate AMF1-May2022 chromosome 14, fColSai1.1, whole genome shotgun sequence, the genomic segment ATCAAGTGCACGTTGCTCTTCTCAcatccttcttttcctctttaccCTCCTCCTTCACTTATCTCTCTTTTGCTTCACTTCACCTCTGTAAGCAATCTTTTCTGCTGTCTAATCATATTTTTGACACGTTTTCCAGTCGACTTCCCGTTTTCGAGCTTCACTGACTACCTAAAGACTGGGAAGAGTTCATGTCAAAGAAGCAGTGCAGGGATCCTGAGAATAACCAAAGCATTGTTCCCTGTCTGTCCCTTTTGctgcagataaaacagaggaCGAGCTTGAGATGACCACGGTGTGTCACAGGCCCGAAGGTCTCGAGCAACTGGAAGCCCAAACTAACTTCAACAAACAGGAGCTGCAGATCCTCTATCGGGGTTTTAAAAACGTATCCACACTTTTCTCTTATGACCCCCGCATTAATACTGTACACCACATGACAGCAACTGCAGCAGACTTAACACTGAtgaattgcaattttttttttacaggaatGTCCCAGTGGAGTCGTGAATGAGGAGACGTTCAAACACATTTATGCTCAGTTCTTCCCTCATGGAGGTAAAAATCTCTCTCTTTCCTATTCTCTTTTGCTGTTCTGAGAGGATTTTTATGAGCAGAACAcacaatgtgttttttttttgttgtttgtttttgcagacGCCAGCATGTATGCACATTATCTATTCAATGCATTTGACACTACAAACAATGGCTCCATTAAATTTAAGGTAAAATAAATCATGCACAGATATGCAATCCCCTACTCTCTTGTGCATGTTATGCAGATTTAACGCCTCTCTTGTTAACAGGACTTTGTGATGGGTTTGTCTATTCTCCTGAGGGGCACAATGAGGGAAAAGCTGGAATGGACGTTTCATCTTTATGATATCAACAGAGACGGGTACATAAACAGAGAGGTCAGTCGATGCTGCCACGTTCAGAACGTTGTTTTATGTGTTGTTTTGATCGCTCATCTCAGcatttataatatttataattatcTTGTGCTCATCCAGGAAATGACAGAGATTGTGAGAGCCATTTATAACATGATGGGAAAGTACACCTACCCTGCTTTAAAGGGAGACGTCCCCCAGCAGCATGTCGATGCCTTTTTCCAGGTCAATTTCTCACCCTTTCCATTGTAATATTAGATGTATTAGAATAAATCTACCATTCGTAATACTACCTTTGCCCACAGAGGGGCAGATAGCTCTGTTTGAGCGTTGGCAATAGTGTGCTAATAtatagtataataatataatgagtGGGGATGGTCCGGCACACCTTGTAATCCCACTTTATCCCACTAGAAGGGCACTTCATTGTTGTATAATACAAGAGCGGCTGTCTCACGATTCCACTTGTGTTTtgctgcccccgtgtggtcaaAGGTGGTATTGACACCGAGTGATTTTTAACGGtaattttaaacacattttcaatTGATCCGGTAGCATTCCTAACAAACCTCTGTAAATACTTTGTTCATGCAACAATCCCTAtagtcaaaaataaataaatttcatAATTTCTCTTATTTAACTTTTACTGTCTATAGTTTTCTCCAGTTTCAGATAGCAAAGTTCATTGCAAGTTGATAACATCtctatttaattcaattttttcCACAGAAAATGGATAAGAATAAAGACGGAGTGGTGACTTTGGAGGAGTTCATTATTGCTTGCCAAGAGGTATGTATATCCTGACTCTGTTGAAGATGAAATTGAAAATAGATAAAGAAGTCCATTACAAAAGACATTAATCGTCTTAGTTAAATGTATCCGTCTACAGTGGTGTTCGACCTTTGTGTGCGGTTAGATTAATGCTTTTTCCATGCAAGTGAACAACTGTGGAGGTTGCAGGGCTGCAAGGAAGAACCCAGAATCCATATTTCATGGAAGAATGAATCCTGGATCGAAATAAAAACACCAGGAAATGAATCTAAGAGATTAAAATCAAGAATATTAAGATGAAAGAGGGGGATTTAACAAGAGAAAAACCCTAAGCACAGCAACAAGTATGTTATGGAATGGTTAAATAAGAATAAAGACTGGCAGGTCACCGTCACATGGAGTGGCTGTGGATCAGCAGGCAGATTGGATTGCCCTTCAACCAAAAGGTCAGTGGTATCTGTGGGCAAGATGCTAAAATAACGTGCTATATAAGCACAGATCATTGACCATTCAGACCCTTAAAGGAATGTTGGGCAAGGGCCTGTGATGACACAAAAACCACCTTTATCCCAAAGCTGAGGCTACTCTGTAAGATGGACCGGGCTAAAATTCCTCCGAGCAGTTGCAGTGTTTCTGCACAAGGATTTCATACCATGTACTAAAGCGGAAGCTCAAGCACTTTTGCTGCAATGTAATATTGGAAAATGTCTTCAATTGATATATGATATGTGACGTATGATGTGTTTATGGTCACAGTTTAATGGGATTCTTTCCATCTGCTTTAAGGATGTGTGAAAATCTGATTCTGGGACATATTTATGCAGAGATACAGAACATGTACCCACTCATCTAAATAGCTGTCTTCAACCAGTCCGCCTGGTTATGAAGAAGCACACCTGACAGTTAAAATCATCATCCTACAATGATTACTTGCTATTTCTCTCCGTAGGATGAAACCATGATGAGATCCATGCAGCTGTTTGAAAATGTGATGTAGGACAAGTGGAAATGAAGGAGACAACGACATGGAAGATGAGAGGGCTTGGTGTGATTGCTTGTGTGTGGGTGCAaatgtcctcctcctcctcctcctcttcccgcTCCATCCTGCTGAGGTCCGGATACACCCAGAATCTCCCACGATGACTCAGATGAAGGGATTGCAGTGGAGTGCTTTTAGCCTTCCTGTCAAGTTTTTGCCACAACACAAACGCAAAGTGACTGAAGTGACAGACTTGGACGTTGATGAGAAACACTTTCAGCCCTGTCATGAAGACTGGCCTTTTAAAGATAAAGATGCTCCTATATATGTTTGAAGGCTGCTCCCAAACTTTAAAGAGCCAAGTGTTCAAGGGGCTGAAATTccttgattatttatttatttttggcaaAATGTAATTGCATGAAATAACTTTTTACCTCCAAGCATTTGCAGGATTTGTTACGGAAACGTGGCCATAAGGACatctatatttattatttcatgcGTCCTTGATTAACAGATTTAAAAGTCACGTGTCGGTCTTGGTGATGCAGTGACCCCTGTACTTTAGTGTCCATCTGGCTGCAAGTCGTAAGTCTGCCTTGCTTGTTGCTgctccgtctgtctgtctgtctgtctggtgCTTACAGTAGAAAGTCCAATGAGTTCAAAGCTATAGCATACATGGGTGTAACATGTTGAGCGGGTACATGTGCATGTCTTTTTTTGTCCTTGTTGGAGCTTTTAGTGAAAACTAAattgattgtttgtttgttttttctgtatgtgtTGTCAAAAACGTGCAAGCAAAGTGGAAAAACGCCTATAAATGTTGGATATCGCTATGAAGTGCCCACAACACTAAGGTGGTGAACGCAGTTTCCCTATTAGTGTCAGGGGTGGTGACAGTGATAACGTACCACTGTGTTTAATTTGCTAATGTAGCTGTGCCAGAAACAGTCAGATGGTACCAGATTGGCTGATCTATTCAAATCCTACCCTTAGGAGGTTTTGTTAATCTTGAAGGGAAACATCACTAAATGTCAGCATCGGCATGTCATACTGTGATGACAATGAGGACAGCTCCGTCTGGATTAACCAACATCTTACACTGCCTTTCCCCTTTCAAACCAGGACAGTGAAGAAGTGCGCATTCATCCCGGGTTAGGTATTATGTAATGACCCACAGAACGTCTGCAGTTTCCTGCCAACGGTTTTTCTGTCGTTCAAGGTGTCTTTAAAAGCACCATTAAAGAAAACTCACCAGGATAGAGTAGATGAACCGCTAAAACGTTAATCATTGTTCTTTTTGCAGTCATTGGAGCAGCTCTCTGCAGTGTGTTAcgtctctgtgacatcacagcctTACATACCCCATGTCTTGGTTTGAATAAAAGTTGTTAAAAGATAAATTCTAAGTCATgagaataaatatataaattatttAGTTGAATGGTCTTCTTTCATTAACATGTGTGTACCTTTTTATACTGTGtaagaaagaaagcaaaaggAAAATGTATAATTGAGGCATCATTTCTGGAATACAGAGaagtgataaatgaaatttTGCAGACAATTATGTTGTAAAGAGGACTGTCCAGTCTTCTGCAAGACACTCAAATTAATTAAGGTTAATGGACCATGGAGTGGGGTGCATATACCGGTAGAATTAATTATGTCCAAAACATTAAATTTTTATGCACAACGAAAGTCATACAGGGGCAGAAATGTGTACATACTATGTAACTTGGAACTAACTTTCTAAAATTAGCATAATTAAGTAGggtagaagaagaaaataggaCTTGGGCCCATTACTTCTACTGCTCTGTAGACTTCAGGAGTGTGCTGTACTGTTTAGATCAGCTTTCAGTTTGAAATGAAATGCTGTTGAAGACCGAACATGCAGCAGCAGGAAGACAGATTTAGAGTTTGGTATGGTTGTAGTGTAGTGGTCAGCCAAACCACACTACAAGCATAAGCTGTAAGAGAATATGGCTGCAGGTGATGATTAAAGACAGACAGTTATATTACTGCAAGGATTGATGGAGGAATGGAGAAACCCTGTGTGACATcagccatgttttttttcctgaagaTTACTTTTGAAGCCTTTGTTTTTCCTAATAATACATGGTGGCATGTTGCAATTCAGTGGAAGGGAAAGTCTGCATCCATCTCCAACATGTTCACCTTATGTCAGTCAGCCACTTTAGCTGGCCTGACTTAGCTTATGCTAACCCTTGATACTGATTAATATCTCTTGACATTCATTCTTATCAAATCCGTTCAAACATCCTAATTTCAAGATTCACTACTAAAACGTCAAATGAAGGGAATACTGCGAGCTGGTGCCAAAAGACTTCCATTGGAAGTTGGCCAGAACCTTTCAGCTGATCCAAGGAGCTGTGGATCTGCCAGTGGACATCTGCAAACGGACCTCCCGCTTCGGCTGTTCAGGTATACAAATGGGAAATGACTCTAGCGTTTAACTGATGCTTGGCAGAAGTTTAGCCAGCTTGAATAGTACAACAATATGTATTCTCTTTGAAATATAAATGACTATCCTCTGCTAGGTCTTtactatgggctcaaattaaagccataaatattttgtatctgtaaataaactttgtacttgtagaaatattttgtgcgtgtgcaaaaaatatttgtacttgcaaaaaacaTTGCGCAACCGTCGCAGCTACAATTCCGGAGCTTCACTGGAAATTCAAAGACACTCTCTCAGGGAAGTGAAATAGGTTTTCTGTGTGATGCCAAAACGTTAGATATTCAAAATTGAGCGTACATATACCACCGTTACTGCTTACAGAACCTGTTAGAAGCCTCGTTTGACATCAAAAGTGAAGATGGCTGAAGCTGTCCCCCGGTTGGCGAGCCGGAAACTTTACATCAACGATGGGAAATGTGGAAGAGTGAGCTTGAAATATACATCGTAGCATCATCAGGAGTTGTAAATGCTGCACAAAAGCGAGCTGTATTATTGCTAACAGGGGGAGAGGGACTGCGTGAGATAtggaaatatttcactgatgagcaGAAAGCCCACCAACCCGCTAATGAACAGATACATGCACGAGATGTATATCAAGTAGCCATCCAACTCTTTGACAACACCTTTGCATTAAGGGAGAACATACCAAAAGCCCGTACAAAGTTCTGGGAGACAGAGCCCAATCCTGGTGAGACAATAAATAATTTTAT encodes:
- the kcnip1b gene encoding Kv channel-interacting protein 1b isoform X2: MGAVVGTLTMQTKQRRPSRDKTEDELEMTTVCHRPEGLEQLEAQTNFNKQELQILYRGFKNECPSGVVNEETFKHIYAQFFPHGDASMYAHYLFNAFDTTNNGSIKFKDFVMGLSILLRGTMREKLEWTFHLYDINRDGYINREEMTEIVRAIYNMMGKYTYPALKGDVPQQHVDAFFQKMDKNKDGVVTLEEFIIACQEDETMMRSMQLFENVM
- the kcnip1b gene encoding Kv channel-interacting protein 1b isoform X1 gives rise to the protein MAGCTSRCRQGVLKLIQSLQRLVSGTLTKDKTEDELEMTTVCHRPEGLEQLEAQTNFNKQELQILYRGFKNECPSGVVNEETFKHIYAQFFPHGDASMYAHYLFNAFDTTNNGSIKFKDFVMGLSILLRGTMREKLEWTFHLYDINRDGYINREEMTEIVRAIYNMMGKYTYPALKGDVPQQHVDAFFQKMDKNKDGVVTLEEFIIACQEDETMMRSMQLFENVM